Proteins found in one Arvicola amphibius chromosome 18, mArvAmp1.2, whole genome shotgun sequence genomic segment:
- the Tyw5 gene encoding tRNA wybutosine-synthesizing protein 5 has product MAEQRLPVPRLRGVSREQFLEHLYPQRKPLVLEGLDLGPCTSRWTVDYLSQAGGTKEVKVHVAAVAQMDFISKNFVYRTLPFNKLVQRAAEETHKEFFISEDEKYYLRSLGEDPRKDVADIRQQFPSLGGDIRFPAFFKEEQFFSSVFRISSPGLQLWTHYDVMDNFLIQVTGKKRVTLFSPRDAHYLYLSGSKSEVLNIDSPDLDKYPLFPKARRYECSLEAGDVLFIPALWFHNVTSEAFGVGVNVFWKHLPSECYDRTDTYGNKDPVAASRAVQILDRALKALAELPEEYRDFYARQMVLRIQDKAYSKNLE; this is encoded by the exons ATGGCGGAGCAGCGTCTTCCGGTACCCCGGCTTCGGGGCGTCTCTCGGGAGCAGTTCTTGGAGCATCTCTACCCGCAG AGGAAGCCTCTTGTGTTGGAAGGACTCGACTTGGGGCCCTGTACAAGCAGATGGACCGTGGATTACCTGAGCCAAGCTGGGGGAACAAAAGAGGTGAAGGTTCACGTGGCTGCCGTCGCACAGATGGACTTCATTAGTAAGAACTTTGTGTATAG AACTTTACCATTTAACAAGTTGGTCCAGAGAGCAGCCGAAGAAACGCATAAAGAATTCTTTATTTCAGAG GATGAAAAATACTACTTGCGGTCACTTGGAGAAGACCCGAGGAAG GATGTTGCAGACATCCGACAGCAGTTTCCTTCCCTGGGAGGAGACATTAGGTTCCCTGCGTTCTTCAAAGAGGAGCAGTTCTTCTCCAGTGTTTTTCGGATCAGTTCACCTGGCCTGCAGCTCTGGACTCACTACGAT GTAATGGATAACTTTCTAATACAAGTAACAGGGAAGAAGCGGGTCACACTGTTCAGTCCGCGAGATGCACACTACTTATATTTATCAG GTTCTAAGTCAGAAGTGCTGAATATTGACAGCCCAGACCTGGATAAGTACCCACTCTTCCCCAAGGCGCGGAGGTATGAGTGCTCGCTGGAAGCCGGTGATGTTCTCTTCATTCCTG CTTTATGGTTCCATAATGTGACTTCGGAGGCATTTGGAGTGGGAGTGAATGTCTTCTGGAAGCACCTTCCATCGGAATGCTACGACAGGACAGACACCTATGGCAACAAAGACCCTGTGGCTGCGTCCAGAGCTGTGCAGATCCTGGACAGAGCTTTGAAAGCACTGGCTGAACTGCCGGAGGAGTACAGGGACTTCTACGCACGCCAAATGGTCCTGCGCATTCAAGACAAAGCCTACAGCAAGAACTtggagtaa
- the Maip1 gene encoding m-AAA protease-interacting protein 1, mitochondrial yields MALAARLLPLPGRAARLRTLGAAEVRLSLAEFCCLCRRRLGSSAAAIPRCTWVLSSPALRSWGPRRPLLRRAELPPSLASFPAAPSRSYSTEEQPQQRQKTRMIILGFSNPINWVRTRIYSFLIWAYFDKDFSIVEFSEGAKQAFAHVSKLLSQCKFDLLEELVTKEVLQVLKEKVTSLSDNRKSALAADVDDIVYTSTGDISIYYDEKGRKFVNILMCFWYLTSADIPSESLSGASVFQVKLGDQNVETKQLLSASYEFQREFTQGVKPDWTIARIEHSKLLE; encoded by the exons ATGGCGCTGGCCGCccgtctcctgcctctgcccggCCGGGCCGCCCGACTCCGGACTCTCGGCGCCGCCGAGGTGAGGCTGTCGCTGGCTGAGTTTTGCTGCCTGTGCCGCCGCCGCCTGGGCTCAAGCGCGGCCGCGATCCCTCGCTGCACTTGGGTCCTGTCGAGCCCGGCGCTGCGCTCCTGGGGCCCCCGGAGGCCGCTGCTCCGCCGGGCCGAGCTCCCTCCGTCCCTCGCTTCCTTCCCCGCCGCTCCCAGCCGCAGCTACAGCACCGAGGAGCAGCCCCAGCAGCGCCAGAAAACCAGGATGATCATTCTGGGCTTCTCCAACCCCATCAACTGGGTCCGGACTCGAATTTACTCCTTCCTTATCTGGGCCTATTTCGACAAGGACTTCAGCATCGTTGAGTTCTCGGAGGGGGCGAAGCAG gctttTGCTCATGTATCTAAGTTGCTGTCACAGTGTAAATTTGATCTGTTGGAAGAACTTGTAACCAAAGAG GTGCTTCAGGTATTAAAAGAAAAGGTCACCTCACTGTCTGATAACCGTAAAAGTGCACTTGCTGCCGATGTCGATGATATTGTCTACACGTCAACAGGAGACATCTCTATCTACTATGATGAGAAAG GAAGGAAGTTCGTTAACATCCTGATGTGCTTTTGGTATCTGACTAGTGCCGACATCCCCAGTGAGTCTTTAAGTGGAGCCAGTGTGTTCCAGGTGAAGCTGGGGGATCAGAACGTGGAGACTAAACAGCTGCTTAGCGCCAGCTACGA ATTTCAGAGGGAATTCACACAGGGAGTAAAGCCTGACTGGACGATTGCACGGATTGAACACTCGAAGCTGCTGGAATaa